TTTCCCGGCAAAAAACAAGTACGGCTGCCAGTTTCCTGGCAGCCGCACCTGTCTTTAAAGCATTGTAGCTTATCAATCAATCAGCTAATCGCATACGGTACGATTAAGCAATCTTATTAAGCCTGTCCATAAACCTGACCTTTTACTACGTTGAACTTAGCGCCATCATAGTTCACTGTTCCAGTGAAATCAGATGCCAGTCTGCCATCGATTACGTAGAACCATGCGCCATCATACAGTACAAGGGTTGTCTTGTCAGTAACCTGACCGCGTACAAGATAATACCATTTCTCGCTTGCCGGATCCTGCCACAGTCCGCTGTATTCGTCAATAATACGTCCGGATGCTACTGCAAATTTTCTTCCGTCAAACTCAACCAGTCCGCCTACGTTGGTATCAATAATACCATTCTGTACGTAGAACGCTTTGCCCTGGTAGGTTGTAAGACCAACATACTGGGTCTGAACCATACCATATGCAAGGAAGTACCACTTGTTGTTGATGAGCTTCGCTCCGTTTACGCCGGTTGCAACAGTGCCGTTCTCTACATAGAACAGGCTTCCGTTGTAATCTACCAGACCCTTGAAGGTAGTATCAATTACGCCATCTTTGTAGTAATTGAACTTGCCATCTTCCAGATGCAGACCGTTCAGCTTCAGTGTATCTTTTCTGTCAAGGTAAGATACAGCGTTGGTGAAGTAATCTGCTGTAAACTGCTTGGAAATAACTTTCTTCTGACCTTTTGCATCAACACCTTCTACCTGTACATCCAGTGTAATGCTGCCTGCCTTCAGCTCTGTTTCTTTCTTAATGCTGGTAATCTTCATTGTCAGAGCCTGTGCTGCTGTGATATCCTGCTTGTTGTTACCGCATGTAGAGCAGTTGTTGTATACCTTAACAGCCAGTGTACCGGAAGCAATCTTCACAAGCTGGTTCGGTGTAATAAACTGACCGTTCAGCTTCAGAGTTTCGCCATTTGTATCTACCAGAACATCTCCAACAAGCTCAACTGTTGTTGTTCCATCAAGAACAGTCTTTGTACCCTGGGAGGTACCGTTGTCGTTGATACCAATCTCATTTGTATGAGCAAGTCTCTTAACTTCTTTCTTTACTCTGTTGCTCAGTTCTTTTCCGCAAAGATCGCACTTGTCAGCGCTGATGATATAACCCTTTTCTTCGCAGGTCGATTCTTTCATCTCTACAACTGCATTCTTTGTGATGGAATAATGGTTGAACATATCTGTCTTTGCAGTATAAACAGTATCTGTCGGCTCTTTGCAGGTTGTGCAGAGCAGAGTTACTGTAGTTGTACCATTCTCTGTGCAGGTAGCTGTCGTTTCAACAGAAACATACTGGCTCTTGTTGTTTGCCTTAAGCCATGTCATCATTCCCTCATAGCTGTCCAGAATACCATCTGTAATATGAGTATCCATGTATCTCTTTACACTCTGGTCAACCTTGTGCGGACCCTGCGGTTTTGCAATCATTTCCTCAGAGTTTCTGTCCATGTTGCAGTTGCGGCATGTTGTATTGATATAATACCGGATATCCTCGTTGCAGGTATTATTAACAACTGTTGTACCGGTTACCGTGCATTTTGCTCTGTCTGCAGAATTTACAAATACAACCTTCTTTACCTCTGAATGATGCGGTGCATCAATCGTAACCGTTTCAATTCTCGGATTATTGATGTTCGTCTGGTAGTAGTAATATACCTGGTAGGAACCTGCTTTCAGACAATCCTTGAAAACGATAAGGTTCGGAGAAGCTTTCAGCATGTCAGCAGTAACATCAGCAAAAGAGTTTTTGCCAAACGCAGCCGCTGTTTTTGCTTCGTCAATGTTTACCGTATTCTTTACTTCGGTTCTGCTAATCTGTTCAGCTTCGATACGTACTCTTTCAAGCTTTGTGTCGTTCTTTCCGCACTTCGTGCACACACCTTCAGAAACTTTGATGTAAAAGCCTTCTTTTGTCGTGTCAATCAACGCCGGCTGGCCGTTTACAAGCTTGGTATTTACCGCATCAACCTCTTCACCATCATACTTGTCGCCTGCAACAAGATACTTGATGAAGCTCCAGGAAGAAACAGAATGTCCTTCCGGCTCGACATCCCATTTGCCTGCCTGCTCAGTCTTACCGCACACTGCACACTTACGCATTTCTACAGTAACGCCCCAAGTTTCACATCCTGCAGCGATAATTACTTCTTTATAAGTCTCGCCCCACTGATGGTCTTTCAGAATGGTTCCCTGAATATCAGCCGATATAACATCCGTCTTACCCTCTGCATATTCTACCGTATAGGTTCTGTTTTCCAGAGAATTGCAAGTTGCCGGCTTTGTTACTACACTGATATTAAGCGGATCTGTCTCTTTTCCATCGCTCCACATAACTTTAACTACGTTGTTCCGAGCATCTTCAACTCTCAGCCCCACATACGTTTTCGTCGCTGCAGGCGGATTTGCAGCTACAGTTTCTTCTGCTACTTCTTCTGCCTGCGCGTCTACTGTTGCTTCCGTAACAGTTTCTGTCGCTGCTTCTGTAACATTTTCTTCTGCAAATGTTACTGCTGACATTGAACTCATAGCCATCATGACAGACATTGCCATAGCTGTGAGTTTCACTTTGTTAAGCTTCATAACCATTTCTCCTTTTCTTTCTTTTTGTTGCAAGCCCCTTATTATTTTGTTGTTCAGGTCCTGCCATGTTGAACCCGTATTCACCTCATTCCACATCCCGAACCAGATTCCCGGCATGCAGAAGAAGCACAGAGAGCAAAACCCTATTCCCTGGAAAATAAGCCTTTGCTTCCATTCAACACTTCTCGTCTACAATTTGAAGTATAATTGAAATTTCTCTATTTGTCAATACGATATTTTAGAAAAATCTCTAATTCTTTTTCGTCATAACATCTAAAAAATAAGGTTTTTCTTTAAATGAATCTTTTTAAAGAGAGAAATGGAGCTGACCGGCTCCCGCCGGTCAGTAATTTAAGAATAAATCGCCGTATTTTTTAATATTTTCATCAAGCGAATTCATACAGAGCTGAATAATGCGGAATCTGTCATACACGGAAGCATTATTGTAGGCTTTAAGCAGAAGTTTCTCTTCTTCTGTTAGAGATATTTCTATTTTATCTTCCTTTCTTTCGTCCGTAAGACACAGCAGATAATCGGTGGATACATCAAAATATAATGCTACTTTTATAATACTCTCCAGACTGGGTTTGCCTTTTCCTTTCTTCCACTGCAGGAGGCTTGCATTTGCAAGTCCTGCCCCTACTTCCACATCCTTGCTGGTAAGATGGCGTTCTTCTTTCAACTGGAAAATACGGTCAACTACGTTCATGTAAATCCCTCCCTGCTATCGTGACTCCATATTTTCCCTTTTCACCTTTTTAATAAGAAAGCGACTGACCTGCAGCATCGGTTTCTCCACCATATAATATGATACCACAGCTGCCGCCAATGTAAACAGGGCACTTATCAGAAACGTCCGGGTATATCCCAGGCTTATCCCATATTGCTGCTGCAGATAAATCACAAGCTGCTGAAAGAAAAAGCCGTAGAGATAAATGCCGTAAGACGGCTCCACTTTCTTTCCCACGTTCTTGAAGACCGGCTCCGGAGTAAATACAAACGAAAAAATAAAATACGGAAAAATCACATACAACAGAATGTACTGTACGGTTCCGGAGGCTGACTGAAACGCCAGCAGTACACACATTGCCACACAGGCAAGCTGTATATTCAGATACTTACGCACTTCTTCGTAAGTGAAAAATATCCCGATCACATAAAAAACAACCACCTGGTATGCCTGGAACAGGTTCACACCATAAACCACCACCCGGTTCTGCACACCAACGGTAATGAGCGCCACATTGATCCCACATACCAGTACAGTAAACGCCGTCATAATGCGGAAGGATATTTTTGAACCGTGCTTTACGCGCAGCACCGTCAGTAGAACCGGTGTAATCACATAAAGCGCCGCTTCCACCGGCATCGTCCAGAGCGAGCCGTTGACAGTATTCGGAATTGGCACATCCATAAAGACGCCAGGAAGGGCAAATACTGGAAAGAACCGCAGATTCCGCAGATAAACCGTATACCAGCTTTCAAAATATCCTTTCACACCCAGATCAGACAGCAGTGGTCCCGCCACAAACACGACCAGCAGCACCATCACGGCGAGCGGCGGCCACAGGCGGAAAAAACGGCGGATGGCAAATCGCAGCGGGTGCGGGTCCGACAGCCAGCTCATTGTGATGAGATAGCCGCTTATCAGAAACAAAGTAAAGACTCCCAGCTCGTGCAGGCTGAAGCCCCCGAAGCGCGGCGCCGTACCGCCAAGGATCAGACCCAGATGACCGGCAAACACAAACCATGCGGCAATCAGACGGACAATCCCAAAGTTGTTTTCTCTCTTCATATAATTACTATATCCTTTCTGTCCGGCATATGAGGTGCTTCAATTCGTCTGCAAAGAGTCAGAGAAGAAGACAGGTGCGGCTGCCAGTTTCCCGGCAGCCGCACCTGTCTTTTTAGCATTGTAGCTTATCAATCAATCAGCCAAATCGCATACGGTACGATTAAGCAGTCTCATTAAGCCTGTCCATAAACCTGACCCTTTACTACGTTGAACTTAGCGCCGTCATAGTTCACTGTTCCAGTGAAATCAGATGCCAGTCTGCCGTCGATTACGTAGAACCATGCGCCATCATACAGTACAAGGGTTGTCTTGTCAGTAACCTGACCGCGTACAAGATAGTACCATTTCTCGCTTGCCGGATCCTGCCACAGTCCGCTGTATTCGTCAATAATACGTCCGGATGCTACCGCAAATTTTCTTCCGTCAAACTCAACCAGTCCGCCTACATTAACATCGATGATACCATTCTGTACATAGAATGCTTTGCCCTGGTAGGTTGTAAGACCAACATACTCGGTCTGAACCATACCATATGCAAGGAAGTACCACTTATTGTTGATGAGCTTCGCGCCATTTACATCTGTTGCAACAGTGCCGTTCTCTACATAGAACAGGCTTCCGTTGTAATCTACCAGACCCTTGAAGGTAGTATCAATTACGCCATCCTTGTAGTAATTGAACTTGCCGTCTTCCAGATGCAGACCGTTCAGCTTCAGTGTATCTTTTCTGTCAAGGTAAGATACAGCGTTGGTAAAGTAGTCTGCTGTAAACTGCTTGGAAATTATCTTCCTCTGGTTCTTTGCATCAATACCTTCAACTGTTACATCCAGTGTAATGCTGCCTGCCTTCAGTTCGGTTTCTTTCTTGATGCTTGCAACCTTAATCTGTACAATCTGGTCGCCTGTGATATCCTGTTTGTTATTGCCGCATGTAGAGCAGTTGTTGTATACCTTAACAACCAGAGTACCGGAAGCCATCTTTACCAGGTCCTGCGGTTTGATATACTGCCCGTTCAAGTTCAATGTTTCTCCATTAACATCTACCAGAACCTCTCCAATAAGTTCTACGGTAGTTGTCTCATCAAGAACATCTTTTGTTCCTTTAGAGGTACCATTATCGTTAATGCCAACTTCATTGGTATGTGCAAGTCTCTTAACTTCTTTCTTTACTCTGTTGCTCAGTTCTTTTCCGCAAAGATTGCACTTGTCAGCGCTGATAATATAACCCTTTTCTTCACAGGTTGATTCTTTCTGTTCTACAACAGCATTCCTTGTGATGGAATAATGGTTGAACATATCTGTCTTTGCAGTGTAAACAGTATCAGTCGGCTTCTTACAGGTTGTGCAGAGCAGAGTTACTGTAGTTGTACCATTCTCTGTGCAGGTAGCTGTTGTTTCAACAGATACATACTGGCTCTTATTATTTGCGCTAAGCCATGTCATCATATCCTCATAGCTGTCCAGAATACCGTCTGTGATATGAGTATCCATATACTTCTTAACGCTCTGGTCAATTTTATGCGGACCCTGCGGCTCTGCAATCATCACATCTGAATTCCTGTCCATATCGCAATTACGGCATGTCGTATTGATATAATACCGGATGTCCTCGTTGCAGGTATTGTTGATAACAGTCGTTCCTTTTACCGTGCATTTGTCTTCATCTGCATCATTTACAAATACAACATTCTTTACTTCCGAATGATGCGGCGCACCAATCGTAACTGTTTCGATTCTCGGATTATTGATGTTCGTCTGATAGTAGTAATATACCTGGTAAGAACCAGCTTTCAGACAATCCTCAAAAACAATGAGATTCGGATCTGCTTTCAACATATCAGCCGTAACCTTATCAAAAGACAACACCTTGAAAGCTCTCGCAGTTGCAGCTTCATCAATGTTTACCGTGTTCATTACTTCTGTTCTGCTGACCTGCTCAGCTTCCATCCGTACTCTTTCTGTCTTTGTCACATTCTTTTCGCACTTCGTGCATTTGCCTTCATACAATTCAATGTAGAAACCTTCCTGCGTCGGGTCGATTAATGCCGGTTTACCATTTACAAGCTTGGTATTTACAGCATCTACCGCTTGATTGCCAATCTTGTCGCCTGTAACGCAGTATTTAATAAACGTCCACGAAGAAACCTTATGTCCCGCCGGTTCAACTTCGATTTCATCGCTTACATATTCTACCGTCTGGCAAGCTGCACATTTGCGAGCTTCTCTGTAAATTCCGTTCTCATCACATGACGGTTCTCTGAGAAAATCCTTATAAGTCTCGCCCCACTGATGGTCTTTCAGAATAGTTCCCGGAACCTCAACTGTTGTAGCAGCAGATAATCCTTCTGCATATTCTACCGTATAGGTTCTCTTTTCCAAAGAAGCACAAGTTGCAGGAGTTACTTTCACTGACTGCTTAAGTGGTGACGTCGTAATTTCTTTTCCATTTTGATTCCATACAACCACAACGGTATCCTTATTAACGTCTGTAACTCTAAGTCCTACATACACCTTTTCCTCCACAGGCGGATTTGCAGCTACAGTTCCTTCTGTTCCCGCATCTTCTGCCTGCGCTTCTGCTGTTGCTTCCGTAACAGTTTCTGTCGCTGCTTCTGTAACATTTTCTTCTGCAAATGTTACTGCTGACATTGAACTCATAGCCATCATGACAGACATTGCCATAGCTGTGAGCTTCACTTTGTTAAGCTTCATAACCATTTCTCCTTTTCTTTCTTTTTGCAGCAGACCCCTTATTATGTTGTTGTTCAGGTCCTGCCATGTTGAATCCGTACTCACTTCATTCTGCATCCCAAACCAGCTTTCCAGGATTCAGAAGAAGCACAGAAAGCAAAATCCTATTCTGGAAAATAAGCCTTTGCTTCCATTCAACACTTCTTGTCTACAATTTGAAGTATAGTTGAAATTACTCTATTTGTCAATAACATATTTTTGAAATTTCTCTTTTTCTTTTTGAGAATATTATTAAAGAATTAAGAATTGCATTTATGCGCTATATTAAAGAAAAAAGAAACTGGCTGGCACCTCTGCCAGTCAATAATTTAAGAACTTTTTCCGATAGAGATTTATCATTTTCTCTCTGCCGTATGAGGTTAAGAAGAAGCTAAGAAACGATAGAGAAGAAAATATATTGACACGGATAAGCCAACTGGATTGTGACCCGGATTTCCATAGCCTCGTTTATGAATTTTCCAGGAACTTTATCCTGGTCGCTTGCAATACATAAAATACGATAGTAGAATAAAATCAGAAAGTTTATAATGAACAGATAAAACTCCACGGAAGAACGCGGCAGGCTGTATTGGAGACAATCCGCATTTGTAAAGACAGGAATGTATTGGTAGAATATCTTCGTGGCCGAGAAAAGGAGGTTATAAATATTATGATGACATTATTTGAACAGGAATATGCCGTTGAACGGTATGGAGATGAGAGGGAAGCAACCGGCGAGATGAAAAAGGCCAGGGAGACTGCCTTTGAGCTTGCTGACATGGGTCTTCCAGTAGAAAAAATTGCAAAGGCGGTGAAAGTCAATCTGGAAACGGTGAAGGGCTGGCTTTCTGGAACGCCGTCTGCCGCGAGATAAAAATAAACAGCAGAAATTTTGCTCCCTTTCCTTAAAAGAAACTGGCTGGCACCTCTGCCAGTCAGTAATTTAAGAACAAATCTCCATATTTCCTTATGTTTTCATCAAGTGAATTCATACAGATCTGGATAATGCGGAACTTGTCGTGAACGGTTGCATTATTGTAAGCTCTGAGCAAAAGCTTCTCTTCTTCTGATAGAGATTTATCAGTTTCTCCTCTGCCATTTTTTTCATCAGAAAGACACAGCAGATAATCGGTGGATACGTTAAAATAAGATGCCACCTTTATGATATTTTCCAGGCTTGGTTTCCCTTTCCCTTTTTTCCACTGGGAAAGACTCGAATTTGCAAGTCCCGCGCCAACCTCCACATCCTTGCTGGTAAGATTGCGTTCTTCCTTTAATTGAAAAATACGGTCAACTACGTTCACAAACATCCCTCCCTACTATTTCGGCTCCGTATTTTCCCTTTTCACCTTTTTAATAAGGAAGTGGCTGACTCGCTGCATCGGTTTCTCCACCAGATAACAGGATACCACAGCCGCTGCCAGTGTGAACAGGGCACTGAGCAAAAACGTTTTCGTATAGCCAAGGCTTATTCCATGCCGCAGCTGCAGAGAAACTACGAGCTGCTGGAAGAAAAAGCCATACAAATAGATTCCATAGGATGGTTCCACTTTCTTCCCTACGTTTTTAAATACCGGTTTCGGAGCAAAAACAAAGGAAAAAATAAAATACGGAAAAATCAGATACAACAGTATATATTGCAGGGTTCCAGAAGCGGACTGGAATGCCAGAAGCACACACATTGCCACGCAGGCAAGCTGTATATTCAGGTACTTTCGTACCTCTTCATAGGTAAAGAGGATTCCAATCACATAACAAACAGTTACCTGGTATGCCTGGAACAGGTTCACGCCGTAAACCACCACTTGATTCTGCACGCCCACAGTCATAAAAACCACATTTATCCCGCACACCAGTATGGTAAATACCGCCATGATACGGAAAGAAATTTTCGACCCATGCTTTACGCGCAGTATCGTCAGCAAAATCGGCGTTATCACATAAAGAGCCGCTTCTACCGGCATCGTCCAGAGCGAGCCGTTGACAGTATTCGGAATCGGCACATCCGTAAAAACACCAGGGAGGGCAAACACTGGAAAGAACCGCAGGTTCCGCAGATAAACCGTATACCAGCTTTCAAAATATCCTTTCACACCCAGATCAGACAGCAGCGGTCCCGCCACAAACACGACCAGCAGCACCATCACGGCGAGCGGCGGCCACAGGCGGAAAAAACGGCGGATGGCAAATCGCAGCGGATGCGGATCCGACAGCCAGCTCATTGTGATGAGATAGCCGCTTATCAGAAACAAAGTAAAGACTCCCAGCTCGTGCAGGCTGAATCCCCCAAAGCGCGGCGCCGTACCGCCAAGAATCAGTCCCAAGTGTCCGGCAAACACAAACCAGGCGGCAATAATGCGGATAATTCCAAAGTTGTTTTCTCTATTCATGTATACAGTATCCTCTCTATCCGCTTCTTATAAAACAGGGGCCGCTGTCAGAGAATCTGATAGCAGCCCCCATCCTTACTCAGTTATCTTTTCCAAAATCAAGTGAATTTAATCACTTATGCTACCGGACCATAGAGCTGACCATTTACTACGTTGAATGTAGCGCCGTCATACTGAACAGTTCCCTTGTAGTCTTTTGCAAGCTTACCATCTCTTACATAGAAAGCTTCGCCATCATAGATTGCAACACCGGTATGCTGATTCTGAACCTGTCCAAGTGCCAGGAAGTACCATGTGCCGTCGCTGTTCTGCCACAGACCGTTTACATCATTGCGAAGACGACCATTTGTGAACAGGAATGTTCCTCCGTTGTACGGAACCAGACCGCTTACATTTGTATCCAGAACACCATTTGTCAGATAGAACCAAGCGCCATCATACAGAGCCAGTCCGTTGAATCCACGCTGAACCTGACCATTAGCCAGATAGTACCATGTACCATTGTACTCATTCAGACCGTTAGCTTTGCTGCAAACAACACCATTTGCTACAAAGAACTCACCGCCGTTGTACTCAGCGATTCCTGCGTAATCTGCCTGGAACTCGCTATCCTTGTAGTAACGAACTACGCCATCAGCATCAAGCTGCAGACCATTAATCGGTTTCTCTTCCGGATTTCTGTCAAAGTAAGCACCCAGATCGCTGTAGTACGGAACAGTAACTGTGTCTGTTACAACTTTATTACCATTTGCAGTTTTATAAGAAGCATTTAAAGTAATCGAACCTGCTGTCTCTTTCGTTTCTTTCTGAAGAGCTGCGATAGTTATTTCCGGAGTTCCTACAACCGTAGCCTCACCGCATCTCTCGCACGCCGTAACTGCATCCACCTGTACACCATAGCTTGTAAGAACGTTCATTGCACCGCCACCTACAAAACCATTAGCACCGACTTTGCTTCCAACTCTCCAGGTTGTACCATCACCAACTACTACGCTGCCTTCAAATCTAATCTGAGCATTCTTATCGCCATCTTTTTCTGTTGTATGGCCAAGTTTAGCAAGCGTTACCTTTCTGGTTGCCATTACCGCATCACAATATTTGCAATGAGTAACAGAATCATAAGAACCATTTGTTGTGCATGTAGCTTCAACTCTGTTCTCCTGTCTTGCTTTTGCTTCAGCGCTGTGATCAAATTTGCCAATGTTTACAGTAACTGTTCCATCTGCAATTTCTTCACCGCATTCTTCACAGATATATGTAATTGTAACAGTTCCACCTTCGTTGCATACAACAGAAGCATTGTACTTCATGCCGCTTCCCGTTGCATTCGCTGCTTCCAGGAAAGCATCGTATGCTTTCTGAGTCGCATAACCAGCATTTCTCTTTGCATTATCCTGAAGAGCTTTTACTGCCGCTTCTGCGGATGCTTTAATCTTATGTGTACCAGCCGGCTCAGCCGTCCGTTCTTCTTCCAGAATTATATTATTTTTGTATGAGCAGGTATCGCTTAAGCACTTAACAGTCCACACATATGTTGCTGACTTATAGCAGGATTTGCTGACAACATCTGTTATATTTCCCTTTGTATCATATATAACCTGAATAAGTTCTTTATCTGCAGCTGTTTTCCCCACTACTGTCGGTGTTCCTTCTGAATGACGCGCCGTAATAGTATAAGTTGCTGTACCAAGGCTATTCCCTTTTGCATCAAAATCTTCTACTGTATATGTAGCATCTTTAGAGCAATTAGTAAGTATAATCTTATCTTCATCTACATAGCGTCCGTCTGTTCCAACTTCGATTTCCTCACCTGCCGCCAGACCAGATTTAATATTTGTTACTTTAACGACCTTGGTTGTAGCACGTTCACCTGTGCTAGCGTAAAGCTTCTCTGTCTTTCTATCGGTCTCAAACCAACCGTCGCACATCGTGCACTGCTTCTCTGTCACCACATAGTATGTACCATTTTTAGCAGTATTTTTGAGGACAGCTTCTCCATTGACTATCTCAACATTGTTACCTGCCACCAGATTTGTCCGGGTAGCTTTCGTCAAATTATGACTTGCCGGTACAGATTCATAGCTGTTTTCATCCACCTCTTTTTCTCCACACCTGGAGCATCTTCTTACCAGCGCTGACTGTCCAGCCTTTCCCAGTGAGCAATCACCATGATCAATGGTCTCTCTTGCCCACTCGCTCCATGCATGCCCAAGCGGTGCGCTTGTCTCATAATTCTGATGATAGGTTGTGCCGTCTATCGCAATAGACCACCGTGTAGCCGCTCCAGTAGTACATGTTGCGGCAACCTGTTCACTTGTAGCCTTCTGCGGCCATGTTTCTGTTGTCT
This is a stretch of genomic DNA from Marvinbryantia formatexigens DSM 14469. It encodes these proteins:
- a CDS encoding acyltransferase family protein; translation: MNRENNFGIIRIIAAWFVFAGHLGLILGGTAPRFGGFSLHELGVFTLFLISGYLITMSWLSDPHPLRFAIRRFFRLWPPLAVMVLLVVFVAGPLLSDLGVKGYFESWYTVYLRNLRFFPVFALPGVFTDVPIPNTVNGSLWTMPVEAALYVITPILLTILRVKHGSKISFRIMAVFTILVCGINVVFMTVGVQNQVVVYGVNLFQAYQVTVCYVIGILFTYEEVRKYLNIQLACVAMCVLLAFQSASGTLQYILLYLIFPYFIFSFVFAPKPVFKNVGKKVEPSYGIYLYGFFFQQLVVSLQLRHGISLGYTKTFLLSALFTLAAAVVSCYLVEKPMQRVSHFLIKKVKRENTEPK
- a CDS encoding acyltransferase family protein, with the protein product MKRENNFGIVRLIAAWFVFAGHLGLILGGTAPRFGGFSLHELGVFTLFLISGYLITMSWLSDPHPLRFAIRRFFRLWPPLAVMVLLVVFVAGPLLSDLGVKGYFESWYTVYLRNLRFFPVFALPGVFMDVPIPNTVNGSLWTMPVEAALYVITPVLLTVLRVKHGSKISFRIMTAFTVLVCGINVALITVGVQNRVVVYGVNLFQAYQVVVFYVIGIFFTYEEVRKYLNIQLACVAMCVLLAFQSASGTVQYILLYVIFPYFIFSFVFTPEPVFKNVGKKVEPSYGIYLYGFFFQQLVIYLQQQYGISLGYTRTFLISALFTLAAAVVSYYMVEKPMLQVSRFLIKKVKRENMESR
- a CDS encoding helix-turn-helix domain-containing protein gives rise to the protein MFVNVVDRIFQLKEERNLTSKDVEVGAGLANSSLSQWKKGKGKPSLENIIKVASYFNVSTDYLLCLSDEKNGRGETDKSLSEEEKLLLRAYNNATVHDKFRIIQICMNSLDENIRKYGDLFLNY
- a CDS encoding helix-turn-helix domain-containing protein produces the protein MNVVDRIFQLKEERHLTSKDVEVGAGLANASLLQWKKGKGKPSLESIIKVALYFDVSTDYLLCLTDERKEDKIEISLTEEEKLLLKAYNNASVYDRFRIIQLCMNSLDENIKKYGDLFLNY